One window of the Nicotiana tabacum cultivar K326 chromosome 4, ASM71507v2, whole genome shotgun sequence genome contains the following:
- the LOC107777603 gene encoding transcription factor MYB8-like codes for MGRPPCCSDKVHSRRCNWTEEDANTSTFVSKHGIGNWTAMSKKSGTGKCGRSQKNRWSNRLKTDLKEDSFTHQEEELIIKLHATIGSRWSIIAQQIPGRTDNEVKNLWNTKLKKKLSAMGIDPVTHKPFSQILTDYGNIGGFPKARTRFVSLNRELKGAFMSTPEQLQHPLERFPNFNSHCVTTIRLQKTETSEDCFLSNNYDSSNNQPPVDLLSELQAIKFVTEASNNNSPKAIFSYTNPITDCSLSSPLSSSSSSSASHSLTSNQVNWCDYLLDDVLLPSNFKEQETVNIEEKLVSGTAQEYRQNNAPATKDFETTLSTKGTSPSSSFVEDMLECEYEMFLNFPGLSEDPFY; via the exons ATGGGGAGGCCACCTTGTTGCAGTGATAAGGTGCATAGTAGAAGATGTAATTGGACGGAAGAGGATGCAAATACATCTACATTTGTCTCCAAACATGGAATTGGTAATTGGACGGCCATGTCCAAGAAATCAG GAACCGGGAAATGTGGGAGGAGTCAGAAGAACAGGTGGAGTAATCGCCTGAAGACTGATCTTAAGGAGGACAGCTTCACACACCAAGAAGAGGAACTGATCATTAAGCTTCATGCCACTATAGGAAGCAG GTGGTCTATAATAGCACAACAAATACCTGGGAGAACAGACAACGAAGTGAAGAACTTGTGGAACACAAAGTTGAAAAAGAAGCTGTCTGCAATGGGGATTGATCCAGTCACTCACAAGCCCTTTTCTCAAATTCTCACTGACTATGGAAACATTGGTGGCTTCCCAAAAGCCAGAACTCGTTTTGTATCTCTTAACAGAGAGTTAAAGGGTGCATTTATGTCTACACCAGAACAACTTCAGCATCCTCTAGAAAGATTTCCAAACTTCAACAGCCATTGTGTGACAACAATTAGGCTACAAAAAACTGAAACCTCAGAAGATTGTTTCTTAAGCAACAATTATGATTCTAGCAACAATCAGCCTCCTGTTGATCTACTCTCTGAGTTACAAGCTATAAAATTTGTAACAGAGGCCTCTAATAACAATTCCCCAAAAGCAATCTTCTCCTATACCAATCCCATAACTGATTGCTCTTTGTCTTCGCCTTTGTCGTCGTCCTCATCATCATCTGCATCTCATTCTTTAACCAGTAATCAAGTCAACTGGTGTGACTATCTTCTTGACGATGTATTGCTTCCATCAAATTTCAAAGAACAAGAGACAGTAAACATAGAAGAAAAGCTAGTGTCTGGGACAGCTCAAGAATATCGACAAAACAACGCACCAGCAACGAAGGATTTTGAAACCACGTTGTCTACAAAGGGTacatcaccatcatcatcattTGTTGAAGACATGCTAGAATGCGAATACGAAATGTTCCTGAACTTCCCTGGCCTTTCCGAGGATCCTTTTTACTAG